A genome region from Candidatus Woesearchaeota archaeon includes the following:
- a CDS encoding geranylgeranyl reductase family protein has product MVSIIGAGPAGLYSAYLLGKKGYDASIYEQKKIIGNPVQCTGIVTSKISSIIRLPENVIQNKIKNIKINSDNNSAELRLKQPDIVLDRAGFDLFLKQKALDAGAGLFTGHKLLDVGKESIMIKNIPKKRKQSVKTDYIIGADGPLSVIYNKLNPENPRRYYYGIQVRAEGNFDKETFEVFLGSVCPDFFAWLVPEDSEIARIGLASMQNPKLLLKKLLQKLKIKKAMEIQAGLIPLYDPKIKTNLNNTCLVGDAAAQIKASTGGGIIQGLTAAKCLASSVETKCNYEKIWRKELGKDLRLHLKLRQCLNKFTAKDYDRLVKMINRDKLKNILENESRDIPSEFLIKMLLAEPGLVSFAGKLF; this is encoded by the coding sequence ATGGTTTCGATTATTGGGGCAGGCCCTGCCGGGCTTTACTCTGCATATCTTCTGGGGAAAAAAGGATACGATGCAAGCATATACGAACAGAAAAAAATAATAGGGAATCCTGTCCAGTGCACAGGCATAGTGACATCTAAAATAAGCAGCATAATCAGGCTGCCTGAAAATGTAATACAAAACAAAATAAAGAATATAAAAATAAATTCGGATAATAATTCAGCAGAATTGCGGTTAAAACAGCCCGACATCGTTTTAGACAGGGCAGGGTTTGACCTCTTTCTTAAGCAAAAGGCACTGGATGCGGGTGCAGGCCTTTTCACAGGACATAAATTGTTGGATGTTGGCAAAGAAAGCATAATGATAAAGAACATTCCTAAAAAAAGGAAGCAATCTGTAAAAACAGATTATATAATTGGGGCAGACGGCCCTTTAAGTGTTATATATAACAAGCTGAATCCGGAAAATCCGAGAAGATACTATTATGGCATACAGGTAAGGGCAGAAGGAAATTTCGACAAGGAAACATTTGAAGTTTTTCTTGGCTCTGTCTGTCCTGATTTCTTCGCATGGCTGGTTCCTGAAGACAGCGAAATCGCAAGAATAGGTTTAGCCTCTATGCAAAATCCAAAGTTGTTATTAAAAAAACTATTGCAGAAACTTAAGATTAAAAAAGCGATGGAAATTCAGGCAGGCCTCATCCCGTTGTATGACCCGAAGATAAAAACAAATCTCAATAATACCTGCCTCGTTGGCGATGCCGCCGCTCAGATTAAAGCTTCAACTGGAGGGGGTATAATACAGGGATTGACAGCGGCAAAATGCCTTGCATCATCGGTGGAGACAAAATGCAATTATGAAAAAATATGGAGAAAAGAGCTTGGAAAAGATCTCAGGCTGCATCTAAAGCTTAGGCAGTGCCTGAATAAATTCACAGCCAAAGACTATGACCGGCTGGTTAAGATGATTAATAGGGATAAATTAAAAAATATCCTTGAAAACGAATCAAGAGATATCCCCTCTGAATTCCTTATTAAAATGCTTTTAGCAGAGCCGGGGCTGGTCTCATTCGCAGGTAAATTATTCTGA
- a CDS encoding glycosyltransferase, producing MSSSIFAIIAARNEERNIYNIIKKTMNYVDKVIVVDDGSVDFTKKEAEKAGAVVLRHIINLGKGAALKTGCRHALSRKADIIVLIDADGQHKPEDIPKFLEKLKNNDIVFGIRKRNKNMPLLLRFGNWGIDKVSSILYSIDIPDTQCGFRAFKADIYKKIKWQSPDYSMESEMVANVGKKNLKYSTVTISTIYSDKYKGTTISDGIKIVLNLFWWKLSRK from the coding sequence ATGAGCAGTTCTATATTCGCTATAATAGCAGCCAGAAACGAAGAAAGAAATATCTATAACATAATTAAAAAAACTATGAATTATGTTGACAAGGTAATTGTAGTCGACGACGGCTCAGTGGACTTTACAAAGAAAGAAGCTGAAAAAGCAGGAGCTGTTGTCCTCAGGCATATTATCAATTTGGGGAAGGGAGCTGCCCTAAAAACAGGCTGCAGGCATGCCTTGAGCAGAAAAGCTGATATCATTGTGCTTATAGACGCAGACGGCCAGCACAAGCCTGAAGACATTCCCAAATTTCTGGAAAAACTGAAAAATAATGACATAGTGTTCGGTATCAGAAAAAGAAATAAGAACATGCCTCTTCTCTTAAGGTTTGGAAATTGGGGAATAGATAAAGTCAGCAGCATCTTATACAGCATAGACATACCCGACACTCAGTGCGGATTCAGGGCATTTAAGGCAGATATCTATAAAAAAATAAAATGGCAAAGCCCTGATTACAGCATGGAATCAGAGATGGTTGCCAATGTAGGAAAGAAAAATTTAAAATACTCAACTGTAACAATAAGCACAATATACTCAGATAAATATAAAGGCACCACAATATCGGATGGGATTAAGATCGTGCTGAATTTATTTTGGTGGAAATTAAGCAGGAAATAA
- a CDS encoding DUF2304 family protein codes for MVLGIQLVGTFFGLFMVYYSFLHFKRKEFTAKEFGFWIILWIAFIYISIFPDSLDFIVKRLNLARTLDLFIILGFIILIAIFFYTYTLVRVNQKRMEKIVRDIAGKESNIKK; via the coding sequence ATGGTACTCGGAATTCAGTTGGTAGGAACTTTTTTCGGATTGTTTATGGTATATTACTCTTTTCTCCATTTCAAAAGAAAGGAATTTACAGCCAAAGAATTCGGATTTTGGATTATCCTATGGATAGCATTCATTTACATATCAATATTTCCGGATTCTCTGGATTTTATCGTAAAAAGGCTTAACCTTGCACGGACGCTGGATCTGTTTATCATCCTTGGCTTCATAATTTTGATTGCCATATTTTTTTATACATATACATTAGTGAGGGTAAATCAAAAGAGGATGGAAAAGATAGTCAGGGATATTGCAGGAAAAGAAAGCAACATAAAAAAATAA
- a CDS encoding cupin domain-containing protein, which produces MQNIKIVPKAWGEEKWIVNRDYCGKILILKKGFRCSMHHHKNKDETFYISKGKVLLEYDGKKSIMKPGQAQLIEPNKKHRFTGLEDSEIIEFSTHHEDSDSYREEGMLSGKADLPALNLPEE; this is translated from the coding sequence ATGCAAAATATTAAAATTGTTCCAAAAGCGTGGGGCGAAGAAAAATGGATTGTCAACAGGGATTATTGCGGTAAGATATTAATCCTGAAAAAAGGCTTCCGCTGCAGCATGCATCATCACAAAAACAAGGACGAGACTTTCTATATAAGTAAAGGAAAGGTGCTGCTTGAATATGACGGCAAAAAAAGCATAATGAAACCCGGGCAGGCCCAGCTGATAGAGCCGAATAAAAAACACCGGTTCACTGGCCTGGAAGACTCTGAGATAATAGAGTTCTCAACCCATCATGAGGATTCTGATTCATATAGGGAAGAAGGAATGCTTTCAGGAAAAGCTGATTTACCAGCATTAAATTTGCCGGAAGAATAA
- the rfaD gene encoding ADP-glyceromanno-heptose 6-epimerase: protein MRCLVTGGAGFIGSNLTIELEKRGNEVMVVDSLLTGNKDNLKGFNGKFINADISKEEELKKIPDNLEAVFHEAAITDPRFKDDKEMLRANIEGFKNMIALAKKNKAKLVYASTANLYGNGPVPMKESQKKDIITVYGKSKLMMDNIAEKYSDNMHIVGLRYFNVFGPKEASKGRSASMIYHLAKQMKANKRPRIFKWGQQKRDHIYVKDAVRATLLALKAKSGIYNVGTGIGTSFNELIKALNDVLKTNYQPEYFDSPYDTQTYQVNTQADTTKSKEFLNFECKYSLKEGIKEYVEMIE, encoded by the coding sequence ATGCGCTGTTTAGTAACAGGAGGGGCAGGATTCATAGGCTCAAACTTGACCATTGAGCTGGAAAAACGGGGTAATGAAGTCATGGTGGTGGACAGCCTCCTGACAGGAAATAAGGATAACCTTAAGGGCTTTAATGGCAAATTTATCAACGCAGATATATCAAAAGAAGAGGAGTTAAAGAAAATTCCGGATAACTTGGAGGCTGTCTTCCACGAAGCAGCAATCACCGATCCAAGATTTAAAGATGATAAAGAAATGCTCAGGGCTAATATTGAAGGATTCAAAAATATGATAGCATTGGCAAAAAAAAATAAAGCAAAACTGGTCTATGCTTCTACAGCCAATCTGTATGGAAACGGGCCTGTTCCCATGAAAGAAAGCCAAAAAAAAGATATAATAACTGTCTATGGAAAATCAAAGCTTATGATGGACAACATTGCAGAAAAATATTCTGATAATATGCACATAGTAGGCTTAAGGTATTTCAATGTATTCGGCCCGAAAGAAGCATCTAAAGGCAGGTCTGCAAGCATGATATACCATCTGGCAAAGCAGATGAAAGCAAATAAAAGGCCAAGAATCTTTAAATGGGGCCAACAGAAACGCGACCATATTTATGTAAAAGATGCAGTAAGGGCTACATTACTGGCTTTAAAAGCAAAATCAGGCATATATAATGTAGGTACAGGCATAGGAACAAGCTTCAATGAACTAATCAAAGCTTTAAATGATGTTTTAAAAACAAATTATCAGCCGGAATATTTTGACAGTCCCTATGACACGCAGACATATCAGGTCAATACTCAGGCAGACACAACAAAATCAAAAGAATTCCTGAATTTTGAATGTAAATACTCCTTAAAAGAAGGAATTAAAGAGTATGTGGAGATGATAGAATGA
- the rfaE1 gene encoding D-glycero-beta-D-manno-heptose-7-phosphate kinase: MKDIINKFKNQNILVIGDLILDKYIFGNVERISPEAPVPVIEVKKEMYVPGGAANAANNVSSLGGRAFLLGIVGEDTSKDILLEEARNKGISTEGIITDPRKPTIQKIRVVGQNQQLLRIDYEDKSYIDNEEKIIERIKNKEKIGAILISDYAKGTITKKLMKDVLGLAKKKNIILIIDPKPRHKSFYKSCYLITPNKKEAEEMTNMAIKTEEDLEKAGTKLMEELDCNVLITTGERGMSLFEKKNAPIHIPTLAKEVYDVSGAGDTVIATLSLALSSRASLKDAAVLANHAAGIKVGKLGTAPVSAEELKNSLDNNA; encoded by the coding sequence ATGAAAGACATAATAAATAAATTCAAAAATCAGAATATTTTAGTAATTGGCGATTTAATATTAGATAAATATATATTCGGAAATGTTGAAAGAATCTCCCCTGAAGCTCCTGTTCCGGTAATAGAAGTAAAAAAAGAGATGTATGTTCCCGGAGGCGCAGCTAATGCAGCTAATAATGTATCTAGTCTTGGAGGGCGTGCTTTTTTGTTAGGCATTGTCGGAGAAGATACATCTAAGGATATACTCCTTGAAGAGGCAAGAAATAAGGGAATAAGCACAGAAGGCATTATAACTGATCCTAGAAAGCCTACCATACAAAAAATAAGAGTAGTTGGTCAGAATCAGCAGTTATTAAGAATTGATTATGAAGACAAATCATACATAGATAATGAGGAAAAAATAATAGAGAGAATAAAGAACAAAGAAAAGATTGGAGCCATACTTATATCAGACTATGCTAAAGGCACTATAACAAAGAAGCTCATGAAAGATGTTTTAGGTCTTGCAAAGAAAAAAAACATAATTCTTATCATAGATCCTAAACCTAGACATAAATCCTTTTACAAAAGCTGTTATTTAATAACACCAAATAAAAAAGAAGCTGAAGAGATGACAAATATGGCAATTAAAACAGAAGAAGATTTGGAGAAAGCAGGAACAAAACTCATGGAAGAGCTTGACTGTAATGTCTTGATTACGACAGGTGAAAGAGGTATGTCCTTGTTTGAAAAAAAAAATGCCCCAATTCACATTCCTACCCTCGCAAAAGAGGTATATGATGTCTCAGGAGCAGGCGATACGGTGATAGCAACATTAAGTCTTGCGCTTTCTTCAAGAGCAAGCCTGAAAGATGCTGCAGTATTGGCAAATCATGCGGCAGGTATTAAAGTTGGAAAATTGGGAACTGCTCCTGTCTCAGCAGAAGAACTAAAAAATAGTCTTGATAATAATGCATAA
- a CDS encoding adenylyltransferase/cytidyltransferase family protein, with protein MKDRAVLKKIADKLKKNGKKIVTINGTFDILHPGHEYILKEAKKQGDVLIVGINSDTSVKSNKGQERPLNNQLNRAKLMANYPFVDYVTIFTEKSPLKLLELIKPDIHVNGSEYGEDCIEAETVKKQGGKIYIIQLLKGYSTTGIIKREIIK; from the coding sequence ATCAAAGATAGGGCAGTTTTGAAAAAAATAGCAGATAAATTAAAAAAAAATGGAAAAAAGATTGTGACGATCAACGGCACGTTCGATATACTGCACCCTGGCCATGAATATATACTAAAAGAAGCCAAAAAACAGGGAGATGTTTTGATTGTTGGGATTAATTCAGATACTTCAGTTAAATCAAATAAAGGGCAGGAAAGGCCTCTGAACAACCAGCTGAATAGGGCTAAGTTGATGGCAAATTATCCATTTGTTGATTATGTCACAATTTTTACCGAAAAGTCTCCGCTGAAGCTGTTGGAGCTTATTAAGCCGGACATACACGTGAATGGTTCAGAATACGGAGAGGATTGTATTGAAGCAGAAACAGTAAAGAAGCAGGGTGGTAAGATTTATATAATTCAGCTGCTCAAAGGATATTCTACAACAGGTATCATCAAAAGAGAAATTATTAAATAA
- a CDS encoding acyltransferase — protein MNRVSKEYNDFCIIVGKPKIADNVWIGYFTLLDGSGGLIVEENVSISSGAQIITHSTHVRTVRESKFINGRKNDKDVLHAPVKIERGCFIGSNAVVLMGVTIGHHSIIGAGTVVTKDVPPYSMVTGVPGKVTGSSKKFLKNDSKD, from the coding sequence ATGAATCGGGTTAGTAAGGAATATAATGATTTTTGTATAATTGTAGGAAAACCTAAAATTGCAGATAACGTCTGGATAGGTTACTTTACTCTCTTAGATGGGTCTGGAGGTCTCATCGTAGAGGAAAATGTAAGTATTTCATCCGGAGCACAAATTATCACACATTCTACTCATGTCAGAACTGTACGTGAAAGTAAATTCATTAATGGCAGAAAAAATGATAAGGATGTTCTCCATGCACCAGTTAAGATTGAACGTGGATGCTTTATTGGTTCAAATGCTGTTGTATTGATGGGTGTTACAATAGGACACCATAGTATTATTGGTGCGGGCACAGTAGTTACAAAAGACGTCCCCCCTTATTCAATGGTTACTGGAGTTCCGGGGAAAGTAACCGGTTCCTCGAAGAAATTTCTTAAAAATGACAGCAAAGATTAG
- a CDS encoding glycosyltransferase produces MTAKISIITPARNESENIFAYVKDVNKLFHKSEYTGELIIVDDASSDNTLKILKKLANKYPFLKVLHNKNQQGMTGGWMKGIKASKYDIVHLSVSDLSSLPSEDVPKMIPPLLQGYDVVIAQKEKDTRSLPKIFLSNCFAMALKILFNVNGPGWVKALKKDAFQKMPSLKHNWHRFIYPLAKSSGLKIKEVKTHFYPRYKGKSNYGKIGFSRGIDALVDLIDVKLSAMRFNKRMKSYKK; encoded by the coding sequence ATGACAGCAAAGATTAGCATTATTACTCCTGCTAGAAATGAATCAGAAAATATTTTTGCATATGTTAAAGATGTCAATAAGCTTTTCCATAAATCAGAATATACAGGGGAACTAATCATTGTCGACGATGCAAGCTCTGATAATACATTAAAAATATTAAAAAAACTTGCCAATAAATATCCTTTTTTGAAAGTGCTGCATAACAAGAATCAGCAGGGCATGACAGGCGGCTGGATGAAAGGGATCAAAGCTTCAAAATATGATATTGTTCATCTGTCAGTATCAGACCTCAGCAGTTTGCCTAGCGAGGATGTTCCTAAGATGATTCCTCCTCTTCTTCAAGGCTATGATGTAGTCATCGCTCAAAAAGAGAAAGATACAAGAAGCCTTCCTAAAATATTCCTATCAAATTGTTTTGCCATGGCACTTAAGATTCTCTTTAATGTAAACGGTCCGGGCTGGGTAAAGGCTTTGAAAAAAGATGCGTTTCAGAAAATGCCTTCTTTAAAGCATAATTGGCATAGATTCATATATCCGCTTGCAAAGTCATCCGGATTGAAGATAAAGGAAGTCAAAACCCATTTTTATCCAAGATATAAGGGAAAATCCAATTATGGAAAAATAGGCTTTTCAAGAGGGATAGACGCCCTTGTTGATCTTATAGATGTAAAGCTTTCAGCTATGCGTTTTAATAAAAGAATGAAAAGTTACAAAAAATAA
- a CDS encoding N-acetyltransferase, with amino-acid sequence MVKIHSTAEVGKKAKIGKNTSIWNESQIRENACIGKNCIIGKNVYIDSGVKIGDCVKIQNNVSIYHGAAIEDGVFIGPHVCLTNDKNPRAVNPDLTLKKGDDWTVSETLIRKGASIGACSVILPGVTIGSFAMIGSGSVVTKDVPDFGLVYGNPAVLKGKVDKHGKIINRSGP; translated from the coding sequence ATGGTAAAAATACATTCTACTGCAGAAGTCGGGAAAAAAGCAAAAATTGGTAAAAACACAAGTATTTGGAACGAATCTCAGATTAGGGAAAATGCCTGTATAGGGAAAAATTGTATTATAGGCAAAAACGTTTACATTGATTCCGGGGTTAAGATAGGGGATTGCGTTAAGATACAAAATAATGTTTCAATCTATCATGGTGCTGCAATAGAAGATGGTGTGTTTATCGGCCCGCATGTCTGTCTTACAAATGACAAAAATCCGCGTGCCGTTAATCCTGACCTAACTTTAAAAAAGGGTGATGACTGGACTGTATCTGAGACTCTGATAAGAAAAGGGGCATCTATAGGAGCCTGCTCAGTGATCCTGCCGGGAGTAACCATCGGAAGCTTTGCTATGATAGGATCAGGATCTGTAGTAACCAAAGATGTTCCTGATTTCGGACTTGTATATGGTAATCCGGCTGTCTTAAAAGGGAAAGTAGATAAACATGGTAAAATAATCAACAGGTCGGGACCATGA
- a CDS encoding aminotransferase class V-fold PLP-dependent enzyme — protein MIPIAKPIIGEKEKELVAEVLNTGMLAQGPKVKEFEQRFAELCGIKHAVAVNSGTAALHSCVYAAGIRPGDEVITVPFTFVATVNPIIMQGAKPVFVDVREDTFNIDSDSVLDKITPKTKAIIAVDLYGQVYDYPAIKEIADDHKLMLIEDAAQAVNALLGDKKAGNFGDLASFSFYATKNMITGEGGIVATENDEYAELAKRFRHHGQSEKTRYEYYNLGYNYRMMDLQAAIGLGQLDKIREYTERRIEIAEELNTGLKDIEGIKIPFVKPNAKHVYHQYTIKVDGFKLSRQDLAGYLKKNGIGCGIYYPKPLHLHPHFRKFGYKKGDFPVAERLSKQVISLPVHPSLSAPDVKEIIKVIKNA, from the coding sequence ATGATACCAATAGCAAAACCTATAATAGGTGAAAAAGAGAAAGAATTAGTAGCTGAAGTACTTAATACAGGCATGCTGGCTCAGGGCCCAAAAGTAAAAGAATTTGAGCAAAGATTTGCAGAGCTCTGTGGAATTAAGCACGCTGTTGCTGTTAACTCAGGAACTGCCGCATTGCATTCTTGTGTTTATGCCGCTGGAATCAGGCCCGGAGATGAAGTGATAACTGTCCCATTTACCTTCGTTGCGACCGTAAATCCAATCATAATGCAGGGAGCAAAGCCTGTCTTCGTTGATGTCAGAGAAGATACTTTCAACATAGATTCTGATTCTGTTCTTGATAAGATTACACCAAAAACAAAAGCAATTATTGCGGTCGACCTCTATGGGCAGGTCTATGATTATCCCGCAATAAAGGAAATAGCAGATGACCACAAATTAATGCTGATTGAGGACGCTGCCCAGGCTGTTAATGCCTTGCTTGGCGATAAAAAAGCAGGTAATTTCGGAGATCTTGCTTCTTTCTCCTTCTATGCTACAAAAAATATGATAACTGGTGAAGGCGGCATTGTAGCAACAGAAAATGATGAGTATGCAGAATTAGCAAAAAGATTCAGGCATCACGGCCAGAGTGAGAAGACCCGATACGAATATTATAATCTCGGATACAATTATAGGATGATGGATCTTCAGGCTGCAATAGGGTTGGGCCAGCTCGATAAGATCAGGGAATACACAGAAAGAAGGATAGAAATAGCTGAAGAACTAAACACTGGTTTAAAAGATATTGAAGGAATCAAAATCCCTTTTGTCAAGCCAAACGCAAAGCATGTATACCATCAATATACAATAAAAGTTGACGGATTTAAGCTGTCCAGGCAAGATCTGGCAGGCTATCTCAAAAAAAATGGTATAGGGTGCGGCATCTACTATCCCAAACCATTGCACCTCCATCCTCATTTTAGGAAATTTGGATATAAAAAAGGGGATTTTCCAGTAGCTGAGAGGCTGTCTAAACAAGTTATTTCTCTGCCTGTACATCCTTCCTTAAGTGCGCCTGATGTAAAAGAGATTATTAAAGTGATAAAAAATGCTTAA
- a CDS encoding gfo/Idh/MocA family oxidoreductase: protein MLKAAVIGTGLMGSNHVRVLSETENVELVAIAESNNSILTKISKKYGCKPYSDYRKMIKNEKIDLICIAVPTSLHREVSLFAIKNKINVLIEKPIAATLEEGREIIDQAHKQGVKLMVGHIERFNPGIIELKKRLKNGELGRIFKVDVHRIGPFPTRVKDIGVVIDLAVHDLDIIRYLSDSEVKRIYAETEKKIHTGHEDLLTALLKLQNGAICNLNINWLTPTKIRKLYLTGERGMFEINYLTQDLYFYENAEVKKDIGYFDVMMGVSEGKMVRFKIDRKEPLKAEIEHFIDCIENKSEPLVKGEDGLKAIELAHAIIRSSNENSVI from the coding sequence ATGCTTAAGGCAGCAGTTATAGGCACAGGCCTCATGGGTAGTAACCATGTCAGGGTATTATCCGAAACAGAAAACGTCGAATTAGTTGCTATTGCTGAAAGCAATAATAGTATTCTTACAAAGATATCGAAGAAATATGGATGTAAGCCATATAGCGATTACAGAAAGATGATAAAAAATGAAAAGATAGACCTAATCTGTATAGCCGTGCCCACCAGCCTGCACAGGGAAGTGTCACTGTTCGCTATTAAAAATAAGATAAACGTGCTCATTGAGAAACCAATAGCAGCTACACTTGAAGAAGGCAGGGAGATAATCGATCAGGCCCATAAACAGGGAGTAAAATTGATGGTAGGTCATATTGAAAGGTTTAATCCTGGAATTATTGAGCTAAAAAAAAGGCTAAAGAACGGCGAATTAGGCAGGATATTTAAGGTTGATGTACATAGGATTGGACCTTTTCCTACAAGGGTAAAAGATATTGGGGTGGTTATAGACCTAGCCGTACATGACTTAGACATTATCAGATATTTATCAGATTCAGAAGTAAAAAGAATATACGCAGAAACAGAGAAAAAAATACACACAGGTCATGAAGATTTGCTTACTGCACTCCTTAAGCTCCAGAATGGCGCTATTTGTAATCTAAACATCAATTGGCTTACCCCGACGAAGATTAGGAAACTATACCTCACTGGAGAAAGGGGTATGTTCGAAATCAATTATCTGACCCAAGATTTATATTTCTATGAAAATGCCGAAGTAAAAAAAGATATAGGTTATTTTGATGTGATGATGGGTGTCAGTGAAGGTAAGATGGTAAGGTTCAAGATTGACAGAAAAGAGCCCCTCAAAGCTGAGATTGAGCATTTTATAGACTGCATCGAAAACAAATCTGAGCCGTTGGTCAAGGGAGAAGATGGCTTGAAGGCAATAGAGTTAGCACATGCTATCATCAGGTCATCAAATGAAAATAGTGTAATTTAG
- a CDS encoding nucleotide sugar dehydrogenase, with amino-acid sequence MKVAVIGLGKAGLPLASVIADSGMDVVGVDISDKRVQNINKGINPIPEEKGLSELIGKYGGSKLKAVNDYKYAAEECNAYIVIVPLFIGENKVPDFSNLKESFKRLAKIIKDHYLVVLETTVPPGTTENLIKPILDKSGKKYFLAYSPERIMTGYSISRYKEFPKVIGGIDKKSGKMAFELYSKFCKKVNLVSDVKTAELIKVAEGVYRDVNIALANELYQVCEKEGIDYYELRKNANHEFCNLHLPGNVGGHCIPVYPWFLINKLDVPLIKKAREINDSMIEYYADKIGIKEGKIAVLGLTYRDNVKELAYTRSIPMINLLQKRGYDVYASDPMYDKNEIEKLGVKFTDRFEEMDGIILMNSCEKYKERLKLIKDRVIDTKGILK; translated from the coding sequence ATGAAAGTCGCTGTAATTGGTTTGGGAAAGGCCGGCTTGCCTTTAGCATCTGTCATTGCTGATTCAGGTATGGACGTAGTAGGTGTAGATATATCAGATAAAAGGGTACAAAACATAAATAAAGGTATAAATCCCATACCGGAAGAAAAGGGATTATCAGAACTTATTGGAAAGTATGGCGGCAGTAAGCTAAAAGCAGTAAATGATTATAAATACGCAGCAGAAGAATGCAATGCTTACATTGTTATTGTACCGTTGTTCATAGGCGAAAATAAGGTTCCGGACTTCTCTAACTTAAAAGAATCCTTCAAAAGATTGGCCAAAATAATTAAGGATCACTATCTTGTTGTACTCGAAACAACTGTACCTCCTGGCACAACTGAAAATTTAATAAAACCCATCTTAGATAAATCTGGTAAGAAATACTTCTTAGCTTACTCGCCCGAGAGAATAATGACTGGCTATTCAATCTCGAGATATAAGGAATTCCCTAAAGTGATAGGGGGGATAGATAAAAAAAGCGGAAAAATGGCATTTGAACTTTACTCAAAATTCTGTAAAAAAGTAAATCTTGTTTCAGATGTGAAAACAGCTGAGCTGATAAAAGTTGCCGAAGGCGTATACAGGGACGTAAACATAGCATTAGCAAATGAACTTTATCAAGTATGCGAAAAAGAAGGCATAGATTATTATGAGCTTAGGAAAAATGCCAATCATGAATTCTGTAATTTGCACTTGCCCGGCAATGTAGGGGGGCATTGCATTCCTGTATACCCCTGGTTTTTAATAAATAAACTTGATGTGCCATTAATTAAAAAAGCTAGAGAGATAAACGACTCTATGATTGAATATTATGCAGACAAAATAGGTATAAAAGAAGGGAAAATTGCTGTTTTAGGACTGACATACAGGGACAATGTTAAAGAACTCGCATACACAAGATCAATACCTATGATAAATCTCCTCCAAAAAAGAGGATATGATGTATATGCTAGCGATCCTATGTACGATAAAAATGAAATTGAGAAACTCGGTGTAAAATTCACTGACAGGTTTGAAGAAATGGATGGAATAATTCTTATGAATAGTTGCGAAAAGTATAAGGAAAGATTAAAATTGATAAAGGATAGGGTTATTGATACAAAGGGGATTTTAAAATGA